The stretch of DNA CGTATCTGGTCGACAAGTTTGAGGCGTCGAATGCGCGGTACAAGGAGTTCATGCGGGCCACCGGTCATCCGGCGCCAGCCTACTGGGACGACCCCCGGCTCAGCAAGCCTGAGCAACCGGTGGTCGGAGTGAGTTGGACGGATGCCAATGCGTTTTGTAAGTGGGACGGCAAGCGACTGCCCACTGAGGCGGAATGGGAGAAGGCCGCCAAGGGGCCGGAGGGAGACAACCATTATCCGTGGGGACATCACCTCGATCCCAAGAAAGCGAACTATGGACAGAATGTGGGTCACACCACAGCGGTCGATTCCTATCCAGAGGGTGTGAGCGGGTACGGCCTGTACAACATGGCCGGCAATGTCTTCGAGTGGGTCGAGGATTGGTACGATCCGAAATATTACCGGACCAGCAACGCGTTGAATCCCCGTGGCGCTGAGAAGGGGTACAACTTTGCGAATCAAGGCCCGGTGAAAGTCCTGCGCGGTGGTTCGTGGCTGGCCCCGGAAACGTCGTTACATACCAGCCATCGGTTCTGGAATCAGCCCGAGAACAATTCCTACGGTGTCGGGCTGGGGTTCCGTTGCGCGAAGTCGGCGAGCGTGGTGTCCGACGAAGCCGCTCAAGCCGGGCGTGATGCGTTTATCCAGGCCCTCGTAGGCATGGGAGCGGAGAAGAACGCCGATGCTCTCGTCTCCATCGAGAAAGCCCTGGCGGTGGACCCCGACAACAAAGAGTATCTGGCCACTCGCGAGCTCATTAAGAAGAGTCTGAAG from Nitrospira sp. encodes:
- a CDS encoding SUMF1/EgtB/PvdO family nonheme iron enzyme translates to MRRHTGLQIGIGAVLVAGSMSMAVSARAAGDSKDMVLIPSGEFTMGSHEHSDEVRHQVVIDAYLVDKFEASNARYKEFMRATGHPAPAYWDDPRLSKPEQPVVGVSWTDANAFCKWDGKRLPTEAEWEKAAKGPEGDNHYPWGHHLDPKKANYGQNVGHTTAVDSYPEGVSGYGLYNMAGNVFEWVEDWYDPKYYRTSNALNPRGAEKGYNFANQGPVKVLRGGSWLAPETSLHTSHRFWNQPENNSYGVGLGFRCAKSASVVSDEAAQAGRDAFIQALVGMGAEKNADALVSIEKALAVDPDNKEYLATRELIKKSLKK